A segment of the Lycium barbarum isolate Lr01 chromosome 7, ASM1917538v2, whole genome shotgun sequence genome:
ccctcatatttgtggtctttaaattatgtccctcatattgctggtctttaatttttgcccttcgcattacaactctgagcgttcacgcagaaatcatgaggttctgagttcaaacccccgctcaagcataaattaaaaaaaaaattgcaaggcaaggtttgggtcgcgtgtatgccggacccagcatatatttgttaaggaattaccaaatttatgcctgatccggcatactcatgccttatgggcagacttggcataagtatgccgggtccggcataactttggtaattccttaacaagtttatgccggtggaggcatacttttaatgggcaaacttttatgccggacccggcataaacttgtgaaggaattaccaaaattatgccggacccggcatacttatgccaagtctgcccataaggcataagtatgccgggtccagcataagtttggtaattccttaacaagtttatgccggtggaggcatacttttaatgggtaaacttttatgccggacccggcataaacttgtgaaggaattaccaaagttatgacggacccgacatacttatgccaagtctgcccataaggcataagtatgccgggtccggcataactttggtaattccttcacaagtgtataccggtgggggcatagcgaaatttaaactctaccttgtgaattttttttaaaatttttactatgtgggggttcgaacctggaacccatggggtttagccgaaaggcaaaatttaaagatttcaaatatgagggacaaaatttaaagaccaccccaaaagaagggcaattctgcgaattgcccttatAAGATACTGAGCTGTTGAGGGACCAATTTAAAATGAGAAACGTGGTTTTTTGGTTTCTCATTTGGTTCCTGATATCCACATAAGGACCCAATTAATCTGGATTCGCGCCGCGTAAGGCCCATTAAAGGAGAAAGCACCAATTTTTTGCACGGAGTGACCCTCCTTGTGGTTGGTCTTTAAATATTGGTACCCTTTTTAAATTTGTTGGAAATTCGAAGTTGATGGTTTTTCTTGTTAAAACCATATGAGTGTTGATTATTGTGCTTAAATATTTAGTTTAAACACTCATTTATTTATTTGCTTGAAATATCTTAAAACTCCATTGTGATGGTAGCATTGTCAGTGTTCAATCATACAACTTTTTATACATGTTAGTGTGTATTTTGTATATCTGATGGTGGTAGTGAGGTTTATATATTATGAGGTGAAATTAGTTTATTTGGTACGTCTAGTTCTATATTACCTTCGGATGCAATAAAAATAAACCGGAGTGCTTGGAAATGTAACAGAGATTAAAGAGTCTTGCAATTATTTTTCCTATCTTTTGAATTAAGAGCAAGTGTAATTTAAAGACAAAAACATGTTTTTAGTATTTCATCGTTAGCAACAAGTTGAGGGAATCTatttcatgttttgattgttttgttttttttcaaatatatagATGTGTTTGGACAAGGAAAAAAGaagcaaaattaaaaaaaataaaatattttcttagACAAAACAAAACCAGCTGGCATTTCCCTGGCAAGACTAAAGACTTGAGCATTGACTTGAGAAACTTGGAATTGATTGATATGAAGAAAATTCAAAATCTATGCTCCTAAAATTAAAGAAGCATAAGAAGATAATTCTTTCCTTAATAATTTCCCACGTTGATCGCCCTCTTTTCAATAGTTGTACAGTGGTGTTCAGGCTAGCATGTGCGAAATTTGATTACTGCTACGAATACCTGTTACCTTTCACTAGCAAATATATTTTGGATAACACAGTTAAAATTTCACATAACATTTTTGTCTCTGATGAGATTTAGACCACGTATTAACCATTTAACCACACTCACTTCTCGGCACCCGTAGGTCTCGGAAGACTCAGTAGTCTGTGAATAGTTGTGTTCCAATAAAATAATGAGATTATCATCTATTAATAAAAAAttacctttttttcttctttaatttGGAGAGAATCACAGAAAAAGAGAGGTATTTGTTATAGTTTAAAACAGTGGAAGAAGACTTGAATGGAAAACTAACTACACTCCAAAACAATAAGTGTAAAGAATACGttccatttttctttttttggtttccACTTGATGCTCGGTATCCGCATTGGAGCCCGACTAAATTCGAATTCGCTCCGTAAAGGGCTCAttcgggggaagcgctccctaccaagaGATTTTCCATACCCAGggctcgaacctgagacctctgaTTAAGGGAGGAGCAACCCATCCACTGCAACACATCCTTTGGTGGTGCAGTTAATGTGGTCAGTTAATGAGTAGTAACATCACAATGAAAGTTCAAAGAGAAAGGATTTATGTGTCGTATCTTTCATCTGAAATGTTGGTGCAAGAGATTTTATCATTAGTTCTCCATAGGATCCGCTGCTATAATTTTATCCTTCTATGCAAATCGTTAGAGGCAGATGCAACTCAAAAGCAATGGGTTTCACTGAATTCAGAATTTTCAGACACGGAATAGGAATATATATGTGAAAAATATCATTAATGTGTCAACAAGTATTAAAATATGGACCCCGACATTCATAATACAATGCGTTTTAAGTGCTAAAAAATTAATGTTTGAACTATCAAGTTCAAATCTTGAATGCATCTCTGGTTGTGACGAGTTGCCGTTCAATAATATATCTTCAATGCCTATTAAGTTAATCATCAACTGATCTTCCATTATCGAtaactttttgatttttttttaaagaaacttTGAGAAACTTTTAAGTTCATGTCCATTTTGTGTATTTGATTTAATTATGTCTCTGACAAATATTTTCCTCCCAAGTTCTTTTAATTATATGCGTgcgtaaatattttctccaattACTATACGGATAATATCTTCGAAAGTCGATTTCACTCCTCAAAATTTTGTTATTCCGATTATTAATTTTCTAACAACAATAGTGCAGAACCTGACCCTTGATCCACTGAGATTAGAGTAGAGAATACGTTCAGTGACAGAGTAACATCAAATGGATAGGATTTGTGTGCTGTAGTTTCTTTTGAAATTTCCATGGCAAAACTTGATCATTGACTTgagaaaaaacaaattaaaatcatAGTCATTAACTTGACTAAAATTACTCTATCTTTTTATTAATTTTCTTATGGTTTCTTTTTGAGAACAAGGAAATGATGAGTTTTTGATTCTCATATTAGAGCCCGACTATATACGGATTCACGTCGTGAAGTCTCACATTGGGCTGTAAAACACTTCCTAACAAAGTGACTCCATACCGAgggctcgaacccgagacctctgCTTGTTTAGAAATATAGTAGTAGAAATTTTGAAGACTTAAACAATGCACTTGTTTCAGTCTTGCCCCATGATGCACTGCGATTAGACTAGAGAATACGTTCACTGACAGATTAATTAACATCAAATTGAAGCCTTTTTCACTCCATTAGTCATGCATAGTCTTTCTTGactttattttctcttttttttttcttttctattttcttttggaGACGCGCTTATACCTTCAGATGCAATAAAAATAAACTGGAGTGCTTCGAAATGTAATAGAAATTAAAGAGTCTTGCAATTTTGTTCCCTATTTTTTGaattaacaaaatatcaaaattttaaGAGCAAGTGGAATTTAAAGACAAAAACATGtttttaaatttattaatatttcgTGTGAATATTTTGATCTCAATATTTATTTTGTGATTAAAAGTAACTTTCTTAATTACTGGAGCAATTACAACAACTCTGTAACTTGAATTATCCGAAGTGAGAAACTAAAGTATTATaccattttttttaactaaaaattTACCCTTTTTTTCCTTTGGGGAGAATCACAAAGATAGGTATTTTTTATAGTTTAAAACAGTGGAAGAAGACTAGAATGGAATACTAACTACACTTGAAAACAATTAGAGTAAAGAATACGTTCAGTTAATGCGTAGTAACATCATGAATAAAATTCAAAGAGAGGGATTTATGTGTTGCAGCTTTCATTTGAAATTTCAAAGCTACAATATATGCATATACAACAACAGTTAGCCACTTGGATAGGTCCTTGTCTGAATTAAATGCTACCTTGTCCTGATATTTTGCTACTTGATTTAATTGGAAGCCGTTCTGATTCTACGCCGTATTTTACAAGCAAATTTTGTACTGGTTTACTGCAATATAAATAGTGTACCCTGCACCAAGTTCAtccatcaaaaatcaaaataatcAACTCAACATTGTTTAGCGATATATGATGATGGTTCCTAAAGTTTTTTCTTTGTTTCAGCTTTTTTCCCTCTTATATCTCTTTACAGTTACTTTTGCTTCTACTGAGGAAGCAACTGCCCTCCTGAAATGGAAAGCAACTTTGCATAACCAGAATAATTTCTTATTGGCTTCATGGAAACCAAGTTCTAATGCATGCAAGGAGTGGTATGGAGTTATATGCTTTCATGGTAGGATAAATTGGTTGAATATTACAAATGCTAGTGTCTTTGGTACACTCTATGATTTTCCATTTTCATCTCTCCCATTTCTTGAGTATCTTGATCTTAGCATGAACAATTTCTCTGGCACCATTCCACCTGAAATTGGTAAACTCGCTAATCTTATATATCTTCACTTGTCAATCAATCAAATTTCAGGCACAATACCACTACAAATTGGCTCACTAGCCAAGCTTCAGACCCTCTACCTATTTGACAACCATTTATGTGGTACAATTCCAGGAGAAATAGGTAGCCTAAGGTCTCTTACAAAGCTATCTTTGGGTACTAACTCTCTTAACGGTTCTATTCCTGCTTCATTGGGGAATTTGACCAACTTGTCCGTTTTGTATCTTTATGGAAATCAACTTTCTGACTTCATTCCTAAAGAAATAGGTTACCTAAGGTTTCTTACTGAGCTAGATTTTAGTGATAACTCTCTTAACGGTTCTATTCCTGCTTCCTTGGGGAATTTGAATAACTTGTCCGTTTTGTATCTTTATGGAAATCAGCTTTCTGGCTCCATTCCTGAAGAAATAGGTTACCTAAGGTCTCTTACAAAGCTAGCTTTTAGTAATAACTCTCTTAACTGTTCTATTCCTGCTTCATTGGGGAATTTGACCAACTTGTCCCTTTTGTATCTTTATGGAAATCAACTTTCTGGCTTCATTCCTAAAGAAATAGGTTACCTAAGGTCTCTTACTGAGCTAGATTTTAGTGATAACTCTCTTAACGGTTCTATTCCTGCTTCCTTGGGGAATTTGAACAACTTGTCCGTTTTGCATCTTTTTGGAAATCACCTTTCTGGCTCCATTCCTAAAGAAATAGGTTATCTAAGGTTTCTTACTGAGCTATCTTTTTGTAATAACTCTCTTAACGGTTCTATTCCTGCTTCCTTGGGGGATTTGAACAACTTGTCCCTTTTGTATCTTTTTGGAAATCAACTTTCTGGCTCCATTCCTGAAGAAATAGGTTACCTAAGGTCTCTTACTAAGCTATCTTTGCATACTAACTCTCTTAACGGTTCTATTCCTGCTTTATTGGGGAATTTGACCAACTTGTCCATTTTGTATCTTTATGGAAATCAACTTTCTGGCTTCATTCCTAAAGAAATAGGTTACCTAAGGTCTCTTACTGAGCTAGATTTTAGTGATAACTCTCTTAACGGTTCTATTCCTGCTTCATTGGGGAATTTGACCAACTTGTCCATTTTGTATCTTTATGGAAATCAACTTTCTGGCTTCATTCCTAAAGAAATAGGTTACCTAAGGTCTCTTACTGAGCTAGATTTTAGTGATAACTCTCTTAACGGTTCTATTCCTGCTTCCTTGGGGAATTTGAATAACTTGTCCGTTTTGTATCTTTATGGAAATCAGCTTTCTGGCTCCATTCCTGAAGAAATAGGTTACCTAAGGTCTCTTACAAAGCTAGCTTTTAGTAATAACTCTCTTAACTGTTCTATTCCTGCTTCATTGGGGAATTTGACCAACTTGTCCCTTTTGTATCTTTATGGAAATCAACTTTCTGGCTCCATTCCTGAA
Coding sequences within it:
- the LOC132604590 gene encoding receptor-like protein Cf-9 homolog, with the translated sequence MMMVPKVFSLFQLFSLLYLFTVTFASTEEATALLKWKATLHNQNNFLLASWKPSSNACKEWYGVICFHGRINWLNITNASVFGTLYDFPFSSLPFLEYLDLSMNNFSGTIPPEIGKLANLIYLHLSINQISGTIPLQIGSLAKLQTLYLFDNHLCGTIPGEIGSLRSLTKLSLGTNSLNGSIPASLGNLTNLSVLYLYGNQLSDFIPKEIGYLRFLTELDFSDNSLNGSIPASLGNLNNLSVLYLYGNQLSGSIPEEIGYLRSLTKLAFSNNSLNCSIPASLGNLTNLSLLYLYGNQLSGFIPKEIGYLRSLTELDFSDNSLNGSIPASLGNLNNLSVLHLFGNHLSGSIPKEIGYLRFLTELSFCNNSLNGSIPASLGDLNNLSLLYLFGNQLSGSIPEEIGYLRSLTKLSLHTNSLNGSIPALLGNLTNLSILYLYGNQLSGFIPKEIGYLRSLTELDFSDNSLNGSIPASLGNLTNLSILYLYGNQLSGFIPKEIGYLRSLTELDFSDNSLNGSIPASLGNLNNLSVLYLYGNQLSGSIPEEIGYLRSLTKLAFSNNSLNCSIPASLGNLTNLSLLYLYGNQLSGSIPEEIGYLRSLTKLSLHTNSLNGSIPASLGNLTNLSLLYLYRNQLSGFIPKEIGYLRSLTELAFSNNSLNGSIPASLGNLTNLSLLYLYGNQLSGSIPKETGYLRSLTKLDFSNNSLNGSIPASLGNLNNLSFLNLHRNQLSSSIPSSICNFTSLQILNLGRNNLKGAIPQCFSNMSGYLEVLDMHHNNLSGTLPTTFSVGSVLRSFNLHDNEIEGKISISLANCKELQVLDLGDNHLIDTFPMWVGTLPKLQVLSLRSNKLHGPIITSRNESMFVELRIIDLSCNDFSGNLPMSLFQHLKGMRTIDQTMKSPKYLGDEYYHDSTTIATKGLEIELVRILTIYTAIDISSNKFGGHIPNIMGDLIALRVLNFSHNEFQGHIPPSLGNLSVVESLDLSFNHLSGEIPQQLSSLTSLEFLNLSHNYLQGCIPQGSQFATFQKNSYEGNDGLSGFPISEGCGSHRVSETNYTVFAPDDQESNYEFFKDFCKAALMGYGCGLCIGLPIIYFIISTRSSKWLARIIEELEHKIIMRRERNSEVKGRNNRFWTSYQSRKRSRQRHYRR